The sequence below is a genomic window from Ciceribacter thiooxidans.
CGGCGACCGGCAAGACGGTCGCCGAGGCGCAGGCGCGGGCCTATGCGCTGGTGGACCAGGTGACGTGGGAAAACGGCTTCTGCCGCCGCGACATCGGCTGGCGGGCGATCGCGCGCGAGAAAAACTGAACGCTACGCCGATTTTGGGACGAAAAAGGCGCTATTCGGTCAATATTTACCATTCCTCCTGACCGGATATCAACAAAGCCGGTCTAGCCTCCCCGATAACAGCTCGGGGAGTGCTTGTACCATGCGTCGTCTGATCCTGACCGCAGCCGCCATCCTGGCCACCGGCCCGGCCATGGCATCGTCCGTCGAAGTCATCCATGCGGTTCCGCGCACGGAGAGCCACAGCGTCGAGGTGATGCGCTGTCCGGATTGCCCGCCGCCGGTCGCCGTCAAGAAGAGCGACTATATCGTGCCGACGCTTGCCGCCGGAGAACAGAAGGCGGAAATCAAGGACGTCAACGGCGAACGCAAACTCATTCGCACCGAGGCATGGATGGGCGGTTCGCCGGTCGTCTTCATCAACAAGGCCGAGGGCTGGGCGACGGACGGCTCGATCGTCACCGCCGCCATTGCCGGCCAGGAAGGCGGAAGCGACGTCGGCATCGACGCAACAGCCACCACGGCAGCCGTCGGCGGCGAGGCCGGCGCGGCAACCGCGACCCGAGCGGCGACGCTCGACACGTCAGGCTTCGAACTCAGGCTGCCCTGACGCCCGCCACGACATCCCCCTGCCCCTACGATCGCACGATCCAGGTTGAACGGGCAGCCGCCGCAGCGACTGCGGACAAATGCGCCCGGACATCCCGTCCGGGCGCATTGCGTTTCCCGCCCTTCGGCGGATCGGCACAAGGCATTGACTATCCTTAGGTATAAGCCCCCTTCTAAATTAGGGGAAAGTTTATAGTTGCATCGCTATGGATCGATACCAAGTGCGATGCAGCACATGACGGGCGCAGGAAGCGCCGACACACCGTCGGTCGAGCTGCGATCCCCATCCAGGCAGCGGAACCGGCCCCTGTCTGAGAGGCCCGATGAAGAACCTTAGAATTTCCAGCCAGCTTATGATGCTGATCGGCGGGCTGATGCTCGCCTTCGCGATCACCACCTTCTTCCAGATTCGCGCTTCGGCAAACGCCATCTACCACGAACGCTACGAGATGCTGCGCACGCAGACCGAGGCCGCGGTCTCCGTTCTCGCGCGTTATCACGACCTTGAGGTGAAGGGTGAGCTGACGACCGAGGAAGCCAAGGCGCAGGCTTACGACGTCGTCGCCAAGATCCGGTACGAGCCGGACGGCTACATCTTCGGCTACGACTACGACGTCAACCGGGTGTTCTACCTGGGTGGCAAGGACATCGGCAAGAATTTCGCCAACGTCACCGACAAGTCCGGCAACAAGTTCCTTGTCGAGATGGTGAAGACCGCCCGGCAGGGCGGCGGCTGGACGACCTATGAATGGCCGAAGCCCGGCATGGCGGAAAACCAGCTCTCGCCGAAGGCTGCCTACTCGACCACCTTCGAGCCATGGGGCCTGATGATCGGCACCGGCGCCTATCTGGATGATCTCGACGCAGCCATCATGGACAGCGTCCAGGGCGCCCTGCTCGTCGGCCTCGTCGTCTTCGCGCTCGGCAGCTTCGCCGCCTTCGCCGTTATCCGCGGCATCACGAAGCCGCTCACCGCGATCCACGATGCGCTCGAAGCCGTCGCCGACGAGAACGTCACCATCGCGATCCCGCACACGGACATGCGCAACGAGGTCGGCATGATGGCGAAAGCCACGCTCTCGCTGCAGGATAAGGTGCGTGAGCGCCATGCCATGGCGGAACGCCAGAAGGTACAGGACCGCGAACTCGACAGCGAGCGGCAGCAGAACGCCGCCCTGCAGCAGCAGGAGAGCGAGCGGCAGGCGCATGTGGTCGCGACCATCGGCGTGGCTCTGGAAGAGCTTGCCGGTGGCGACCTGACCATCCGTTGCGGCGATCTGGGTCCGAAATACGCGACGCTTCGCGACAACTTCAACGATGCGCTCTCGCATCTCGAAGCGGCGATGTCCAAGGTCAGTGCAAAAGGCGTCGACATCGGCGGCTCGAAGGAGGAAATCCGCCGCGCCTCCAACGAACTCTCCCAGCGCACCGAGCGGCAGGCCGCGAACCTCGAGGAAACCTCGGCAGCCCTCGACGAGCTCACCGTCGCCGTCCGCCAGACGGCGGAGGGTGCACAGGAGGCCGCCAAGCGGGTCAATACGGTCTCCAGCGAAGCATCCCGTTCGGATGCCGTCGTCGCCGAGGCGATCGGCGCGATGAGCGGCATCGAGAAGTCCTCGATGGAGATCGGCAAGATCATCGGCGTCATCGACGAGATCGCCTTCCAGACCAACCTGCTGGCGCTCAACGCGGGGGTCGAGGCGGCGCGTGCCGGCGAAAGCGGCAAGGGTTTTGCCGTCGTCGCCCAGGAAGTGCGCGAACTCGCCCAGCGTTCGGCGGCCGCCGCGAAGGAGATCAAGGACCAGATCTCGCATTCGACCGGCCAAGTGCAGAACGGCGTGCAGCTCGTCGGCCAGGCCGGCGAGGCGCTGAAGCGGATCTCCGACCAGATCAAGACGGCAAGCGACATCGTCTCGAAGATCGCCCATTCGGCGGTCGAGCAGGACACCACGCTGCGCTCGATCTCCTCGGCGATGAACCAGCTCGACGCCGCGACCCAGCACAACGCCGCCATGGCCGAGGAAACCACCGCATCGGCCGAGGCGCTGGCCAGCGACACCGAGGAACTGCTCACCCTCATCCGCAGCTTCAAGGTCTCCGGCAGCCAGGGCATCGGCCTGCAGCGCGTCGCGCAGCAGATGCGCATGGCGAGCTGACGGCTGTTCTCATCATGCCGAAAAGCCGCCGGAGTGATCCGGCGGCTTTTTTTCGTCGCGGAGATGTTTTTCTTCTGCCTGTCAGCTTCCCGTCAGATAGCGGTCAGCTAACCGTCAGCCGATGTTGAGTATTCATAATCCCATCTTCAACACGGAGGACAGACCAATGAAGACCTACACCGCAGTATTCGCCGCCCTTCTCGCCGCTTCCACTTCCTCGTTGCTTGCTGCGCCTGCCATGGCCACCGAGAAATGCTCCACCGTCGCCCAGTGCCTCGGCCACGAAACTGCCTCGGCCGGCAGCAACCGTTCGAGCGACGACAACGGCATGGGCCATACCGAACGCAACCGCGAGCGCAACGAACGCAATGGCAATGACGACAACGGCCGCGGCGAGAACGACCACGGTGCCGGTCACGACAACGGCAACGACAGCGATCACGGCGGCGGCCATGACGGCGGCAGCGACCACAACGGCGGAAACGACAACGACGATTGATCCGGACACCCCCGGAGCTGATCAGGGCGGCGGCAACGCCGCCCTTCGCACGTCTGGCATGCCTTTGAGATGATCGCCGACTGGCGACTAGGTGCCTTCAGCGATGCGCGCGACGAGTGCCTCTATTTCGCGATCGGAAAAGACCGCAATGCCGGCCCGGCGCAGACGTGCGGCGGTTACGCCAAGACCCGGATGACGCACGCCGGAAAAGCTTCCGTCATAGATGAAGCCCGACCCGCAGGACGGGCTGCCGTCGATCAGGAGCGCGTAGGCGCAGCCGCTGGCGCGGGCGAACTCGACGGCCTTCTCTCCACCCACGACGAAGGCTTTCGAGACGTCGCGGCCGGTCTTCTCGATGACGCTTGCGCGTCCCTCGATTACGTCCTCGCCGCTCGCGCCGCCCTCGATTTCGGCCGGTGGGCGCGGCGTCGGAAGGCCGCCCGCCTGTTCCGGACAGAAGGCGACGAGCCGCCCCTCGGCCTTCCAGCGGTCGATCGCCGGATGGATGAGCGGCTTGCCCTTGCCGTCATAGCGGACCGGGCGGCCGAGAAGACAGGCGCTGATGAGGATTTTCGGCACTTTTCACTCCTCTCCCCTTGCGGGACGGGATAGCTCGCCCCAAGAGCGTCAGCGATTGGCACGGCGAGCTTGGTGCGGGGCGAACCTATCGCCTCGAACCCACCCCCTCACCTGAAAAATCTAGCATTTAGCTAAAGCTAAGATGCTGATTTTTCTTCCTCTCCCGCGAGGGGAGAGGCTAGCCGGCAATCTTCGAGAAGTCGGCGACCGTGCCGGTTGCCTCGCGGATTGCCTTCAAGAGTGCCAGGCGGTTGGCACGGATCGCGGCATCCTCGTCATTCACCAGCACGTCGTCGAAGAAGGTATCGACCGGCGCGCGGAGCTTCGACAGCGCCTGCATGGCGGAACGGAAGTCTTCCTTGGCCACGGCTTCAGCGGCTTCCGCTGTCGCGACCCTGATCGCGGCGTAAAGCGCCTTTTCGGCATCGAGCGTCAGCAGCGCCTCGGAGACAGCGTCGGCGACGACGGTGCCCTTCTTCTCTTCAGCGGCGAGAAGCTGGGTGGCGCGCTTGGTGCCAGCAAGCAAGTTGATGCCGTCCTCGGAGGTGATGAAGGCGGTCAGTGCCTCGGCACGGCGGGCGACCATCAAGAGGTCGTCGGCTTCGGGGGTGAGCACCGCATCGATGATGTCGTGGCGGGCGCCCTGGTCGCGCAAGTAGACCTTCAGACGGTCGTGGAAGAAGGAGAGGAGGTCGGTAACGAGCGGCTGATGATCATGCAAGGGTTTGGCACCAGCCTCAGGCAGGTACGTTAGCGCTACGGAGAAACGCGCCGCCGTCTCGTTCTGAATCGATCGCACTTCTTTGGCAATCTCGTCGACTGGCGCATCACTCACCCGACGAAGCACTTCTACGACGCCGCCCCAAATGAGTTCGAGCAGCGGCAACCGAATGT
It includes:
- a CDS encoding methyl-accepting chemotaxis protein, whose translation is MKNLRISSQLMMLIGGLMLAFAITTFFQIRASANAIYHERYEMLRTQTEAAVSVLARYHDLEVKGELTTEEAKAQAYDVVAKIRYEPDGYIFGYDYDVNRVFYLGGKDIGKNFANVTDKSGNKFLVEMVKTARQGGGWTTYEWPKPGMAENQLSPKAAYSTTFEPWGLMIGTGAYLDDLDAAIMDSVQGALLVGLVVFALGSFAAFAVIRGITKPLTAIHDALEAVADENVTIAIPHTDMRNEVGMMAKATLSLQDKVRERHAMAERQKVQDRELDSERQQNAALQQQESERQAHVVATIGVALEELAGGDLTIRCGDLGPKYATLRDNFNDALSHLEAAMSKVSAKGVDIGGSKEEIRRASNELSQRTERQAANLEETSAALDELTVAVRQTAEGAQEAAKRVNTVSSEASRSDAVVAEAIGAMSGIEKSSMEIGKIIGVIDEIAFQTNLLALNAGVEAARAGESGKGFAVVAQEVRELAQRSAAAAKEIKDQISHSTGQVQNGVQLVGQAGEALKRISDQIKTASDIVSKIAHSAVEQDTTLRSISSAMNQLDAATQHNAAMAEETTASAEALASDTEELLTLIRSFKVSGSQGIGLQRVAQQMRMAS
- a CDS encoding DUF523 domain-containing protein, yielding MPKILISACLLGRPVRYDGKGKPLIHPAIDRWKAEGRLVAFCPEQAGGLPTPRPPAEIEGGASGEDVIEGRASVIEKTGRDVSKAFVVGGEKAVEFARASGCAYALLIDGSPSCGSGFIYDGSFSGVRHPGLGVTAARLRRAGIAVFSDREIEALVARIAEGT
- a CDS encoding plant virulence effector HPE1-like domain-containing protein — protein: MRRLILTAAAILATGPAMASSVEVIHAVPRTESHSVEVMRCPDCPPPVAVKKSDYIVPTLAAGEQKAEIKDVNGERKLIRTEAWMGGSPVVFINKAEGWATDGSIVTAAIAGQEGGSDVGIDATATTAAVGGEAGAATATRAATLDTSGFELRLP